The sequence gtacatattctACACAATTCTTACATACACACTTCAGAAACATGCAATTGTTGAACAAACACAGACATGTAtacatgttcacacaatatTATCACTGTTTAGTAATGTAACTGTTAATTAAATTAAATGCATGCTCTTAGTTCAATAATTTTACTgtccattaattttattaacaCATGCGTAAGAGCGTGTGTGAACAGTTTGTTGTTTTGTCAACAAGCACTTGAACCCTTTCAGATTGGGAATATCTTttatttattgtaatgtctCTTTTATGCTGTGGTCTTGGTATCATGGTCACATCATTCATTGTCGATTTACTTACACGCGAGACTGTCCATAAAATTCAAATACATGTTCATAATAATGTCAATGGAACTAATGGTGGTCTCTCACAAGCTCAGTTACACATGCAAAACTGGTATATAAACCAAAGATTAATATTTGGTGCTTTCTAAGCACACAGGTACAGTACAGTGCAGCTGTAAAATGCAAAATTGTATGCTGTAACAGTTTTGCACTGCTATCTGTTAAATTACCCCAAGTTATATTTATTAGATCCGAGTTGGGGCAGTTTATAGCTCTCCAGTTGCATTAGGTGCTGTGATATGACTGTAACCACAAACCATGTGCTGTATAGTCTACCTATGGCATGCTAGCCAGCTGTGGCAGCTAATGGGTTAATGAAGCTATTTATTTTCAAACGGTTAAGAAATGTGATGTGTTTGAGATAAATTCAGGTGCTGTGCTAAGAAATATATAAGCTTTCACTTCACCAATCAGAAGTTTGTCTGATTCTGTAACAGTGGATACAACATACTTGCCTCACATATTTGTAAAAGTCGGTCAGTTGAAATTTATTGTGAGATTTTAAtttggaattaaaaaaaaatatttttcaaTTTTAATGCCATAtggtacatacattacataaaCACTACTCTGTGTATTAATTATGTTTAATGAAGACAAGGTTAAAGTTGGGAGATAATCACATGTATATGGAATAATACCACTTACCAACAGCTAATAGTTGATGACCAGATGGATGCAATGGGTTCCACAATGCAAAGCAGGCGAAAGAAGGGTGAGCATTAATCAGGGTGACTCGCAAATGCATGCGTTAGAAAGAGCACTCAGATAGGGTATGTATCAAGGTCACATGGTGTAAAAAAGTTTGTCCCTGCCCAAAGCCCACACTAGATTTAGGAGACTACATTCAAatttgtgtatgtactgtatatatatgtataagcAGTGCAAATAAAAGAATAACAGAATCataaactaaataattatatatatttttaaatgatGCATGTAGTTATATTTTGGGGAGGATATGTACCACATGCCAAGTAGACTCATGCTCCAATATTACCCCATTCCATGAGTAGCCTCCAACTCAAGGTTATGTGATAGTGCAAGGTTTCCGTAGGATTGGTAGGATGGCCTTAgaaattcctatggcttcaaaGTCAGGAACCCCCGGGTATTTGTCCTCCAAGCCTCATGCAATCAGGGGAGCCACAATCTGTGGCTATACATATAAGCGGTCCTGTTTTAAATATATAGATGAatcatggaaccctgcacaaattaccaaaacaaccaccatcattagACGGAGGTTGACAAGAGAACCAGTTGTGTCACATGGCAAACTGGTTGTGTTACAACTGTATTGACCAACATTAaatgaataatattatagtaaactATTAGTATATATAAGTAGCTATAAGGAAAAGAATAGGAATTCTAAgctcgattagggatcatagaaaaaaagtagggaagcaAGGGTGGTCACCTACACGTGCCAATAAACTAGTGGAcatcctaattcagtcatgggtacaATATagctagactgaattagggaataatgtccactagtgtaccTGTAGGTgtaggtaacctcccttgtttccctactatgatccctaatcaagcttaaaattactaatttttccttatacttgtttgttttacttttttgtaacattattatgaccacacatatcgcatcaaaagaaattagagcatcagagttaatgttttcattgaacatgtgccccagttatcaattactgactcaaaagtgaatggtcattacgcttcactttcacctatgttcagcccattacacagtgctacaagcaaagaacaatagaagcacctttgcaatcaaccCAGCCACcacgaaaaatacagacaattgtGCACCCCAACTACAGGTATCAATTACTGGCCCTGTTCAGCCACTATTACAAATGAGAACAGTAGGATAAGTGCCTCTGCAGTCACGATGGATGCTCCAGAGGATGAAGATAActtaggtaagtccatgatacattcattaaatgtactgcagtatgccaaccTGGACGAAGTGGCATCGAACAGTAAAAGAATCAAGCCCAaagtcttagccattatcaagttacacttgtctgaaggaattagtcagtcagtcaatcagttaatttttttttaatttcgtagCAACATTTTGGGAAACTTGTCTTGATAACAATATTACTATCAACATTGCAGACTATCTAATTTTGATCATTAGCATTGCCTGTGAACATACCTGCATTGCCTTATAATTAAAACAATTCTATTAGTTTACCACAAATTGATTCGAACATTCCGATTAATTAATGACCATACCATTCTTTCCAAACTCATAATTACCTTAAGCAGCTATGATTCAAATATTGCTGGTATTGATTACATTACATATTAGTTAAGACGATCACCGTTATCATACTTGTGGCATAACATGATTAGAAATTGAAATGTGTATGCATTTCCATGTGTATAAGTGACCACTGATCAGGTTTACAAAAAGGGTTGTCCAATCTGAAGGTACAAAGTTGTGTGGAAGTCCCCCGTTTGAAAATCTGGCTGAATTCAAGCATTATTGATAGTAGTCAGTCAATGAGTGGCATGACTTCAAAATTGGATGGCTATACAGTGAACTAGTACTTATGTTTATATGGCAACATACTTAAAATGCCATGAGCTAGTATATGCAACTTGATGATGGGATATAATAGGCCCACACACAGTATTGGAACTAAGGAGGGAAACTGTACAAAACTGCACTACaagagtttttttttttttaattttgtagcaacatTTTGGGAAACTTGTCTTGATAACAATATTACTATCAACATTGCAGACTATCTAATTTTGATCATTAGCATTGCCTGTGAACATACCTGCATTGCCTTATAATTAAAACAATTCTATTAGTTTACCACAAATTGATTCGAACATTCCGATTAATCAATGACCATACCATTCTTTCCAAACTCATAATTACCTTAAGCAGCTATGATTCAAATATTGCTGGTATTGATTACATTACATATTAGTTAAGACGATCACCGTTATCATACTTGTGGCATAACATGATTAGAAATTGAAATGTGTATGCATTTCCATGTGTATAAGTGACCACTGATCAGGTTTACAAAAAGGGTTGTCCAATCGTTGCTAAAAAAGAAGTCATTAATATGTACATACCTTAGAATTGCTTAGTATGTAAGTAATCATGTAACAGGACTATTCTATTGTAATTCCTCACCTcgattattattaattttgataAACAGCTAATTTCATTGGATATgatatgatgtaatacaaaaaGTGCTAGTGCTTGTAAATATCTACAGATGTAATTAGCCTGTATAAAATAGTTTCAAAAGTTCTTAATAATTTATTGATGTAATTAATGGTTCACCATTAAACTCTTCACAATATACGTATGGTAAAACTCCTATGAATAGTAAACGATTCAGTGTTGTACCAACAACATCATTGACAGCTGTCAGAGTAGTGTATTCACTCAGGAATTTGTATGCCTTACAGAATCGGACTCTGCCTCTGGAAAGATATGTTCTTAGCATGTTTCTAATTTCTGTATTGGTTATATGTGGGCATTTCTCCAGTAGTAGGGCAACAGCTCCAGCTACTATTGGCGAACTCTGAGACGTTCCTGTTCGAAACCTTTGACATGTGAATGAGCTACATTTATCTCCTGTAGAGTTGTAGCAGGTGCTGTTAGGGATACATATGTCACTGCTGAGGACACTATAGCCAGGAGAAAACACATCCACACATGGTCCCAAGTTAAACTTCAAACTTCTACCTTCAAATTCACCCATCAATGCATTATCATCCATGTCAGTAGCAGCTACATTGATAACACCATTGTAACCTGCTGGATAAACTTTACAGGAGTCATAATTTACTCTCCTAAAGTCATCACGATTCCCATTCCCGGCAGAAGCTGTGACAACTACACCATCAGTTATTAAttcattcaaaattttgctAACACTATACAATATTTTAGTTCCAGCAAGAGACATATTAATGATTGCTCGGGTTCCATTTCTGCCTTTACTATGTTCACGTACACACATTAGTCCATCAAGGAGTGATGCTTCAGAAGAGAGGCCGCTGCAGTTTGCTACTCTAACAGAAAACAAAGTCACACTAGTGGCTAGCCCAGTACCATTTCCACCAACAAGACCAGCTACATGAGTTCCATGGCCATTGCAGTCTTCTCCTTCACGTGTTGTGTTGCTTAACTTGTCAATTGGATCACAGCCGGGATAGTGAGCTCTACCATTGAATACACTGTGATTATAGTGAATACCAGTGTCCAGTACATATACATCAACTGACTTCCCAGTGTATTGGCTAGCAGTATATTTCTGATCCAGTGGCAATGCCTCTTGGTCTACTCTATCCAAGTGCCATCCAGGCTTGGCAGATGCCAGAGAATCAATTTTAGATACAAATATAACATATTCATTTTCCTTTACTTCCAAAACCAATTCATGATGTGTGACCTGCACATAATGTCATAATGGAACACAAACAAAGTAATGTCAGCTACAATATGTAAGCATTGTGAATtgatttgcatgtgtgtgtttgggTGGCAGAATATACATATTTATTCTAACCCATTTTAAAGCTCTTTCTGACAGCCTCACTGTTAAGCATTTGATGCTAGGATATTCTGCAATTATCTCTGCTTCAAACTTTACCCTTCTTTTGGACCTCCTATTCAGCTGCTTAACAAAGTGCTGTAGTTGTGCATCAGTTGAACTGTCCTCAAAGTGGACAATATAAATTCCTGGATCACGTAAACTTTCATCAATAGATCTTTTAACTCTTGCAACTCCAGAAACATCTTGGAATATGACACAGCCAAAGATCAATGCAAGAATTAGGCACTGATAATATCTCATTGTTGAACTGTGCACAAAGAATATTCACTAGATGTCAACTGTACTACAAGGAATATGTACTAGATTCCAGCTACTTTTTAACTCTAACTAAAGTGCTTACTAGTTCATACCTTCAGATCAGCAAGACAAATATGACTGACTAGTTGTAGTAGAGGCAGAAA comes from Dysidea avara chromosome 4, odDysAvar1.4, whole genome shotgun sequence and encodes:
- the LOC136254125 gene encoding extracellular serine proteinase-like, encoding MRYYQCLILALIFGCVIFQDVSGVARVKRSIDESLRDPGIYIVHFEDSSTDAQLQHFVKQLNRRSKRRVKFEAEIIAEYPSIKCLTVRLSERALKWVTHHELVLEVKENEYVIFVSKIDSLASAKPGWHLDRVDQEALPLDQKYTASQYTGKSVDVYVLDTGIHYNHSVFNGRAHYPGCDPIDKLSNTTREGEDCNGHGTHVAGLVGGNGTGLATSVTLFSVRVANCSGLSSEASLLDGLMCVREHSKGRNGTRAIINMSLAGTKILYSVSKILNELITDGVVVTASAGNGNRDDFRRVNYDSCKVYPAGYNGVINVAATDMDDNALMGEFEGRSLKFNLGPCVDVFSPGYSVLSSDICIPNSTCYNSTGDKCSSFTCQRFRTGTSQSSPIVAGAVALLLEKCPHITNTEIRNMLRTYLSRGRVRFCKAYKFLSEYTTLTAVNDVVGTTLNRLLFIGVLPYVYCEEFNGEPLITSINY